Part of the Marasmius oreades isolate 03SP1 chromosome 5, whole genome shotgun sequence genome is shown below.
TCCAACATACCATCAGCACTGCAATCTCCTACCGCTACCTCCCAGCCGTCCGGGTCTGGTGGTTCAAGTAACGCCGGTGCGATTGCTGGAGGTGTGGTCGGAGGTGTTGCTGGTTTAGCAATCATAGCCGCTCTTGCGTTCTGGCTGTTCCGCCGCCGCCGTAGTCGTCAAAATGTGGACCCCTCCTTCGATATCAACACTGGCCACTTACCGTCAAGTTCTGGAAGCGAACCAGCGACTCGTATTGGGAGTCCCTATTCGTTGGTGTCAGCTCCAGCAGCCAAATTACGTTTATATGTGAGGACCTTCTGTCTCCTTCGTTGCATTTGTTACTCATCTACTATTCAGGACCCCTCTGATCCAACCACTTTCCCTAATGCTATGGGAACACAACCACATGCCCCCACATCTACATGGCAAACTCAACCAGTATCTCAGCACTATCGTTCGCAATCTGGTGAATCCAGCATCCACCCTGGGAATGCTAGCGTATATTCTATGCAGTCTCACAATCGAAACTACAGTGGAACAGCTGAAATTTAGATTTACTGATCGTGAATTTCTTTTTGTTTTATGATATCGGTGTCTGTTCTCCAGATATGTCAATGCTACTAAGTTTGTTTTTACGATATCCATGGATGAGTTTTGTTCGTGTTTTATAAGTGCTACAGATGTCACATCTGTGATAGTCACACTGCCCACTACAAGTCCGTCGTCTTCGAATCCGTTCCACCTGATATCCACTCATAGAACTGATCGCAAAATCAACCCCTGCGGAATCAATCCCTCCTCGCACATAAATTTCATCTTACCCTAAAATGTCTGGTATTTGCAGACCAAGGCTTGCTGAGGAACGTAAGCAGTGGAGAAAAGACCACCCTTTTGTGAGTCGGTTTGTTCTCCATTCCGAGTCTCATAACTTCCCGTAGTTGCAAAGCCAACTCTCAGACTGTACTATGGAAAACAACCACATTCCCCGCTGAATGACGCGTCGATAGTACGAAGAAACGTCCTCAACTGATAAATTGTCCTTCAGGGTTTTTTTGCGAAACCTACAAAGGCATCGGATGGTTCAATGAACTTGATGGAATGGGAAGTAGGTATACCTGGAAAGACAGGCGTACGTGAATTGCAGCTATTCACCCCTGATAAACTCACAAACTAAATTCCTCTCCCGCAGACACCTTGGGAAGGAGGACTGTATAAATTATTGATGACATTCCCTGAAGGTAATTTAAATGGTTCCACACCTTCAACTCGTTCAACCATGTTTTTAATACAGACTATCCCTCCAAGCCGCCTAAGTGTAAGAAGAACACGTTCTATTTACGCGTTGAGGCGCTGAATACGCAAGCAGGCAAATTTACCCCGCCATTATTCCATCCCAACGTATATCCCTCAGGAACAGTCTGTCTCTCGATCCTTGACGAGGAGAAATCATGGAA
Proteins encoded:
- the HUS5 gene encoding SUMO conjugating enzyme Hus5, whose protein sequence is MSGICRPRLAEERKQWRKDHPFGFFAKPTKASDGSMNLMEWEVGIPGKTGTPWEGGLYKLLMTFPEDYPSKPPKCKFTPPLFHPNVYPSGTVCLSILDEEKSWKPAITIKQILLGIQDLLNDPNVNDPAQGEAYTLFKNDKIAYEKKIRQQARENIPK